A single region of the Grus americana isolate bGruAme1 chromosome 3, bGruAme1.mat, whole genome shotgun sequence genome encodes:
- the ALDH8A1 gene encoding 2-aminomuconic semialdehyde dehydrogenase translates to MAHSKALLVLENFIAGKFVPCSSYLNSYNPSTGDVYCRVPDSGKEEVEAAVKAAKAAFPIWSSKSPLERSQILNKLADLIEHDLEAFAQAESKDQGKTITFARTVDIPRAVYNFRFFASSILHHTTECTEMATMGCVHYTLRAPVGVAGLISPWNLPLYLLTWKIAPAIACGNTVVAKPSEMTSVTAWMMCKLLEKAGVPHGVVNVVFGTGAKAGEALVCHPDVPLISFTGSTLTAQRIMEKSAPHCKRLSLELGGKNPAIVFDDADLSQCIPTTLRSSFANQGEICLCTSRIFVQRGIYSEFLKRFVAEAKKWKVGNPSDPTVDMGALISKEHLEKVRSYVKKAQAEGARVLCGEGVDSLALPTGNQKGYFMLPTIITEVKDESCCMQEEIFGPVTCVVAFDTEEEVIERANSVKYGLAATVWSSNVGRVHRVAQRLQSGLVWTNCWLVRDLNLPFGGMKASGIGREGAKDSYEFFTEVKTITIKH, encoded by the exons ATGGCTCACTCAAAGGCTCTCTTAGTGCTGGAAAACTTTATAGCTGGCAAATTTGTTCCTTGTTCCTCCTACCTAAACTCCTATAATCCGTCCACCGGAGATGTCTATTGCAGGGTGCCAGACAGTGGCAAAGAAGAG GTGGAAGCTGCTGTCAAAGCTGCCAAAGCTGCCTTCCCAATTTGGTCTTCAAAAAGTCCATTGGAAAGGTCTCAGATCCTGAACAAATTGGCAGACCTGATTGAACATGACCTGGAAGCATTTGCACAAGCAGAGTCAAAGGATCAGG gaaagactatCACGTTTGCTAGAACGGTGGACATCCCTCGGGCCGTGTACAACTTCCGATTCTTTGCCTCTTCCATCCTTCATCACACGACAGAGTGCACTGAGATGGCAACCATGGGCTGTGTGCATTACACCTTGAGGGCACCTGTGGGAGTTG CTGGTCTAATCAGTCCTTGGAATTTGCCACTATATTTGTTGACCTGGAAAATAGCTCCTGCCATTGCATGTGGAAATACTGTGGTTGCCAAGCCAAGTGAGATGACATCTGTCACAGCTTGGATGATGTGCAAACTCTTGGAGAAAGCAG GGGTACCCCACGGGGTGGTGAACGTGGTGTTTGGAACGGGCGCCAAGGCGGGAGAAGCCCTCGTCTGCCATCCCGACGTGCCTCTGATCTCCTTTACGGGCAGCACGCTGACAGCCCAGCGGATCATGGAGAAAAGTGCTCCGCACTGCAAACGGCTTTCGCTGGAACTGGGAGGCAAAAACCCCGCGATCGTCTTCGACGATGCCGACTTGAGCCAATGCATCCCCACGACCCTGAGGTCCAGCTTTGCCAACCAG ggtGAGATCTGTCTCTGCACCTCCAGGATCTTTGTTCAGAGGGGCATATACAGTGAGTTTTTGAAGAGGTTTGTGGCAGAGGCTAAGAAGTGGAAGGTTGGGAACCCCTCAGATCCTACAGTCGATATGGGAGCACTAATAAGTAAAGAGCATCTGGAAAAG GTAAGGAGCTATGTGAAGAAAGCCCAGGCTGAAGGAGCCAGAGTCCTCTGTGGAGAGGGAGTGGATTCCTTGGCTCTCCCAACTGGCAACCAGAAAGGCTATTTCATGTTGCCCACGATTATTACAGAAGTCAAGGATGAATCTTGTTGCATGCAAGAAGAGATCTTTGGTCCTGTGACATGCGTGGTAGCATTTGATACAGAAGAAGAAGTGATCGAAAGAGCCAACAGTGTGAAATACGGCTTGGCAGCCACTGTGTGGTCCAGCAACGTGGGACGCGTTCATCGGGTGGCACAAAGACTACAGTCTGGGTTGGTGTGGACCAACTGCTGGCTCGTTAGAGATCTGAACTTGCCATTTGGTGGGATGAAAGCCTCAGGCATAGGAAGGGAGGGAGCAAAGGATTCCTACGAATTCTTCACTGAGGTCAAAACCATCACAATAAAGCACTGA